From a region of the Haematobia irritans isolate KBUSLIRL chromosome 4, ASM5000362v1, whole genome shotgun sequence genome:
- the LOC142233560 gene encoding cationic amino acid transporter 2 isoform X2: MVQQPSYWKVLTRRKALAQEGGDGDSKLNRVLGLYDLTALGVGSTLGAGVYVLAGQIAKDQAGPSVIISFAIAALASLLAGVCYAEFGARVPKAGSAYIYSYVCIGEFAAFVIGWNLILEYMIGTASVCRGISLYLDTLINDTLKTTFTEVAPMQVSFLGSYFDFFAFGLVVVFGIALAFGVETSAIANNFCTCLNLSILVFVIVAGAIKSSLSNWTIDVNSTNITNIPEGTDVGTGGFFPFGFSGTLKGAATCFFGFVGFDCIATTGEEVQNPRKNIPRSILLSLLVIFLCYFGVSTVLTLMVPYYLQDANAPLPSAFKQVGWSFAMWIVSIGGLVGLLASLFGALFPLPRIMYSMAQDGLLFRFLGKIHPRYRVPVVGSIFAAVLTALIAGLFDLAQLVDLLSIGTLLAYSVVAISITILRYMDNSETFESHEIIAENGHANGANHNQSNGNGHVASESTLLTSQGERVTFTTALVQLFNFRRLEVPTQLTTRIVGTLITIFCLLSMGIGLIFMQAYDALIHNQLWVLILLIVLVVLTLLVLIFICVQPRETFSRVFRVPFVPIVPAVSIFINIYLMLQLDIMTWIRFGVWMAIGLAIYFFYGLPNSFRDLKRQRLGWQKLKYSEYF; this comes from the exons ATGGTACAACAACCCTCTTACTGGAAAGTACTAACACGTCGGAAAGCCTTAGCACAAGAAGGTGGAGATGGGGACAGTAAACTCAACAGAGTTTTGGGCTTATATGATCTGACTGCTTTGGGTGTTGGATCCACATTGGGTGCTGGAGTATATGTCTTGGCCGGACAGATTGCCAAGGATCAGGCAGGACCTTCAGTGATTATTTCATTTGCTATAGCAGCATTGGCTTCATTACTAGCAG GTGTGTGCTATGCGGAATTTGGTGCCCGCGTTCCAAAAGCCGGTTCCGCTTATATCTATAGCTATGTGTGCATCGGAGAATTTGCCGCCTTTGTCATTGGATGGAATCTGATATTGGAATATATGATTGGTACAGCCAGTGTGTGTCGAGGAATTAGTCTATACTTGGATACTTTAATCAATGATACCCTTAAGACTACATTCACAGAAGTGGCTCCCATGCAGGTTTCATTTTTGGGCAGTTATTTTGATTTCTTTGCCTTTGGCCTGGTGGTGGTATTTGGAA TTGCCTTGGCTTTTGGTGTGGAAACTTCAGCTATAGCTAATAATTTTTGCACCTGCCTCAATTTATCAATTTTGGTATTCGTCATAGTGGCAGGAGCTATTAAAT CAAGCTTGTCTAATTGGACTATTGATGTCAACAGTACGAATATTACGAATATTCCCGAGGGTACTGATGTTGGTACTGGCGGTTTCTTTCCCTTTGGATTTTCTGGTACTCTAAAGGGCGCTGCCAcctgtttttttggttttgtgggTTTCGATTGCATTGCTACCACTGGCGAAGAGGTGCAAAATCCCCGCAAAAATATACCACGATCCATACTACTTTCACTTTTGGTGATTTTTCTGTGCTATTTTGGCGTCTCGACTGTGCTTACACTGATGGTTCCCTATTATCTGCAAGATGCCAATGCCCCTTTGCCCAGTGCTTTCAAGCAAGTGGGTTGGAGTTTTGCCATGTGGATTGTATCAATTGGTGGTCTAGTGGGTTTATTGGCCAGCCTGTTTGGAGCTTTGTTCCCTTTGCCTCGGATTATGTACTCAATGGCCCAAGATGGTTTGCTTTTTAGATTTTTGGGTAAAATCCATCCCAGATACAGGGTACCAGTTGTGGGATCTATTTTTGCCGCAGTACTAACCG CTTTAATTGCTGGCTTATTTGATTTAGCTCAATTGGTGGATCTGCTCTCAATAGGCACTTTATTGGCCTACAGTGTTGTGGCCATATCCATAACCATCTTACGTTATATGGATAATTCGGAGACGTTTGAAAGCCATGAGATAATTGCGGAAAATGGTCATGCCAATGGCGCCAATCACAATCAATCCAATGGCAATGGACATGTAGCCTCGGAAAGTACACTGCTTACTTCCCAAGGAGAGCGGGTGACCTTTACGACTGCCCTCGTACAATTATTCAACTTTCGTCGCTTGGAAGTACCCACTCAGCTGACCACACGTATTGTGGGTACTCTTATCACCATCTTCT gTCTCCTCTCGATGGGCATTGGCCTGATCTTTATGCAGGCCTACGATGCTTTGATTCACAATCAACTTTGGGTTTTGATTCTCTTAATAGTCTTGGTTGTCCTAACTCTGTTGGTATTGATCTTTATTTGCGTACAACCTAGAGAAACCTTCTCACGGGTGTTCCGGGTTCCCTTTGTCCCCATTGTGCCTGCAGTAAGCATTTTCATCAATATCTATTTAATGCTTCAATTGGACATTATGACTTGGATAAGATTCGGAGTATGGatggccatcg GCCTGGCCATTTACTTCTTCTACGGTCTTCCCAATAGCTTTAGAGACTTAAAGAGACAGCGTCTGGGATGGCAAAAACTGAAGTACAGTGAATATTTTTAA
- the LOC142233560 gene encoding cationic amino acid transporter 3 isoform X1, translated as MVQQPSYWKVLTRRKALAQEGGDGDSKLNRVLGLYDLTALGVGSTLGAGVYVLAGQIAKDQAGPSVIISFAIAALASLLAGVCYAEFGARVPKAGSAYIYSYVCIGEFAAFVIGWNLILEYMIGTASVCRGISLYLDTLINDTLKTTFTEVAPMQVSFLGSYFDFFAFGLVVVFGIALAFGVETSAIANNFCTCLNLSILVFVIVAGAIKSSLSNWTIDVNSTNITNIPEGTDVGTGGFFPFGFSGTLKGAATCFFGFVGFDCIATTGEEVQNPRKNIPRSILLSLLVIFLCYFGVSTVLTLMVPYYLQDANAPLPSAFKQVGWSFAMWIVSIGGLVGLLASLFGALFPLPRIMYSMAQDGLLFRFLGKIHPRYRVPVVGSIFAAVLTALIAGLFDLAQLVDLLSIGTLLAYSVVAISITILRYMDNSETFESHEIIAENGHANGANHNQSNGNGHVASESTLLTSQGERVTFTTALVQLFNFRRLEVPTQLTTRIVGTLITIFCLLSMGIGLIFMQAYDALIHNQLWVLILLIVLVVLTLLVLIFICVQPRETFSRVFRVPFVPIVPAVSIFINIYLMLQLDIMTWIRFGVWMAIGVPMFIACWCMNDIKNPAKRHPERLEFEKLLKSSGGPKPDPPDLKAISNASVATTVIMQQNERSIQSLDEIMDMNEVSDELTMVKHPNGQINYVEETKSDKSQNSNGGLKETKDVGPTTISNTKSDTTEEEKSVIAMLDDVLQTADDGLNDSITHYYDRKISVDSEMVPSVIRSTTVATVHSSSSDSSDNDMVEDLNSRRSVDSGIGNYQEKQKMAHELVEDILNSPRLWMALERHKMQQHPKDLLDSDSARETSISPENRTQSSESLLSMASVEDPLHSENFRNKLSKLIMRPPDAKHNKETSANEPGPAEDPRPKLKHSKSEADVRNLVLKAIEGCDIDIDGDNGTKTTSEYVQAIPKPPKFDPVLYKTINSLGRPRERPSLQKLLKEDRQSKPKLLQDVSENPSNEEELPFKLKLEAILKRGPSHRTQLKPTVDLRRPRSLEPLHQSENFDSHESSTSKSLQSNLNNPTAASLINETRRTLRSVKKKPYDL; from the exons ATGGTACAACAACCCTCTTACTGGAAAGTACTAACACGTCGGAAAGCCTTAGCACAAGAAGGTGGAGATGGGGACAGTAAACTCAACAGAGTTTTGGGCTTATATGATCTGACTGCTTTGGGTGTTGGATCCACATTGGGTGCTGGAGTATATGTCTTGGCCGGACAGATTGCCAAGGATCAGGCAGGACCTTCAGTGATTATTTCATTTGCTATAGCAGCATTGGCTTCATTACTAGCAG GTGTGTGCTATGCGGAATTTGGTGCCCGCGTTCCAAAAGCCGGTTCCGCTTATATCTATAGCTATGTGTGCATCGGAGAATTTGCCGCCTTTGTCATTGGATGGAATCTGATATTGGAATATATGATTGGTACAGCCAGTGTGTGTCGAGGAATTAGTCTATACTTGGATACTTTAATCAATGATACCCTTAAGACTACATTCACAGAAGTGGCTCCCATGCAGGTTTCATTTTTGGGCAGTTATTTTGATTTCTTTGCCTTTGGCCTGGTGGTGGTATTTGGAA TTGCCTTGGCTTTTGGTGTGGAAACTTCAGCTATAGCTAATAATTTTTGCACCTGCCTCAATTTATCAATTTTGGTATTCGTCATAGTGGCAGGAGCTATTAAAT CAAGCTTGTCTAATTGGACTATTGATGTCAACAGTACGAATATTACGAATATTCCCGAGGGTACTGATGTTGGTACTGGCGGTTTCTTTCCCTTTGGATTTTCTGGTACTCTAAAGGGCGCTGCCAcctgtttttttggttttgtgggTTTCGATTGCATTGCTACCACTGGCGAAGAGGTGCAAAATCCCCGCAAAAATATACCACGATCCATACTACTTTCACTTTTGGTGATTTTTCTGTGCTATTTTGGCGTCTCGACTGTGCTTACACTGATGGTTCCCTATTATCTGCAAGATGCCAATGCCCCTTTGCCCAGTGCTTTCAAGCAAGTGGGTTGGAGTTTTGCCATGTGGATTGTATCAATTGGTGGTCTAGTGGGTTTATTGGCCAGCCTGTTTGGAGCTTTGTTCCCTTTGCCTCGGATTATGTACTCAATGGCCCAAGATGGTTTGCTTTTTAGATTTTTGGGTAAAATCCATCCCAGATACAGGGTACCAGTTGTGGGATCTATTTTTGCCGCAGTACTAACCG CTTTAATTGCTGGCTTATTTGATTTAGCTCAATTGGTGGATCTGCTCTCAATAGGCACTTTATTGGCCTACAGTGTTGTGGCCATATCCATAACCATCTTACGTTATATGGATAATTCGGAGACGTTTGAAAGCCATGAGATAATTGCGGAAAATGGTCATGCCAATGGCGCCAATCACAATCAATCCAATGGCAATGGACATGTAGCCTCGGAAAGTACACTGCTTACTTCCCAAGGAGAGCGGGTGACCTTTACGACTGCCCTCGTACAATTATTCAACTTTCGTCGCTTGGAAGTACCCACTCAGCTGACCACACGTATTGTGGGTACTCTTATCACCATCTTCT gTCTCCTCTCGATGGGCATTGGCCTGATCTTTATGCAGGCCTACGATGCTTTGATTCACAATCAACTTTGGGTTTTGATTCTCTTAATAGTCTTGGTTGTCCTAACTCTGTTGGTATTGATCTTTATTTGCGTACAACCTAGAGAAACCTTCTCACGGGTGTTCCGGGTTCCCTTTGTCCCCATTGTGCCTGCAGTAAGCATTTTCATCAATATCTATTTAATGCTTCAATTGGACATTATGACTTGGATAAGATTCGGAGTATGGatggccatcg GTGTTCCCATGTTTATTGCATGTTGGTGCATGAACGATATAAAAAATCCTGCCAAGAGGCATCCAGAACGGCTAGAATTCGAAAAATTGCTGAAATCATCGGGAGGACCGAAACCAGATCCACCTGATTTGAAAGCAATATCCAATGCCTCTGTGGCCACAACGGTTATAATGCAGCAGAATGAACGCTCCATTCAAAGCTTGGATGAAATTATGGATATGAATGAGGTCAGTGATGAGCTGACGATGGTCAAGCACCCCAATGGTCAAATTAATTATGTGGAGGAGACCAAAAGTGATAAATCGCAAAATTCCAATGGGGGCTTGAAAGAAACCAAAGACGTGGGCCCAACTACCATCAGCAATACAAAATCCGATACTACCGAAGAAGAGAAGTCGGTTATAGCCATGTTGGATGATGTTCTGCAGACTGCAGATGATGGTCTCAATGATTCCATTACCCACTACTATGATCGCAAAATCAGTGTGGATTCCGAAATGGTACCCAGCGTCATTAGAAGCACCACCGTGGCAACTGTCCATAGCAGCAGTAGTGATAGCTCCGACAATGATATGGTCGAAGACCTTAACTCTCGCCGCAGTGTGGATTCGGGTATAGGAAATtatcaagaaaaacaaaaaatggccCATGAATTAGTGGAGGATATTCTAAATAGTCCTCGCCTATGGATGGCCTTGGAAAGGCATAAAATGCAACAGCATCCTAAAGATTTATTGGATAGTGACTCCGCTCGAGAGACCTCCATATCACCAGAAAATCGTACCCAATCTTCAGAGTCCTTGTTATCTATGGCCTCCGTAGAAGATCCCCTACATTCAGAGAACTTCCGTAATAAACTTAGCAAATTGATAATGAGGCCACCCGATGCCAAACACAATAAGGAGACATCGGCGAATGAGCCTGGACCCGCAGAAGATCCAAGGCCTAAACTGAAGCATTCCAAAAGTGAGGCTGATGTTAGGAATTTGGTTTTGAAGGCCATAGAAGGCTGTGACATAGATATCGATGGCGACAATGGCACAAAAACAACTTCAGAATATGTTCAGGCCATACCCAAACCTCCTAAATTTGACCCGGTGTTATACAAAACCATAAACAGTCTGGGAAGACCCAGAGAACGCCCCAGTCTGCAGAAACTTCTCAAAGAGGACCGGCAAAGTAAACCAAAACTGTTGCAGGATGTAAGTGAAAATCCTTCCAACGAAGAAGAACTACCATTCAAGCTAAAACTAGAGGCCATCTTGAAAAGAGGACCATCCCATCGAACTCAACTCAAGCCTACTGTAGACTTAAGACGTCCTCGATCGCTCGAGCCCCTACACCAATCAGAAAATTTCGATAGCCACGAAAGCTCTACATCCAAATCATTGCAAAGCAATCTCAATAATCCAACTGCGGCCAGTTTGATCAATGAAACTCGTAGAACTCTAAGATCTGTAAAAAAGAAACCTTACGATTTATAA